From Candidatus Gastranaerophilales bacterium, one genomic window encodes:
- a CDS encoding response regulator transcription factor, producing the protein MQKHNLLIVEDHALIRFGLMTAFESKDFVGEIFEAPNAEDAIEIVKNQSVDAVIMDIGLPNTDGIQASAKIKEINPEIKILILTSHNTQEEVLSSIKAGASAYCSKEINPDNLAIVVKSVLDGAIWFDSNVAQVVLDAASKDSEKQKSSVNNDYNLTIREKQVLKLIREGYNNNEIAKKLYVSVNTAKVHVSSIIQKLGVEDRTQAAIKALNDNII; encoded by the coding sequence ATGCAAAAACATAATCTTTTGATAGTTGAAGACCACGCTTTAATTCGATTCGGACTGATGACCGCTTTTGAATCAAAAGATTTTGTCGGTGAGATTTTTGAAGCTCCAAACGCCGAAGATGCTATTGAAATAGTAAAAAATCAAAGCGTTGACGCTGTTATTATGGATATCGGTCTTCCAAATACAGACGGCATTCAGGCTAGTGCTAAAATAAAAGAGATTAATCCTGAGATAAAAATTTTGATTTTGACCTCCCATAACACTCAAGAAGAAGTTCTATCATCAATAAAAGCAGGTGCCAGTGCATATTGTTCAAAAGAGATTAACCCTGATAATCTTGCAATTGTTGTAAAATCAGTTTTAGATGGAGCTATATGGTTTGATTCTAATGTTGCTCAAGTAGTTCTTGATGCTGCTTCTAAAGACTCTGAAAAACAAAAAAGCTCTGTTAATAATGATTACAATTTGACAATAAGGGAAAAGCAAGTGTTAAAACTTATTCGAGAAGGGTATAATAATAATGAAATAGCTAAAAAGCTTTATGTGAGTGTAAATACCGCCAAAGTTCATGTGAGCAGTATTATCCAAAAGTTGGGTGTAGAAGACAGGACTCAAGCAGCAATTAAGGCTTTAAATGACAATATTATATAA
- a CDS encoding tetratricopeptide repeat protein: protein MGGAFADEVVQEVMQNPSQVSVGVETNTSEQVEQKEAVVEKNVEVAPVKNADSTNLFDGKVKPKKGLYTDTISQYDATMNEANSQALLFDKNNSFSLSKDANNDDKILISQFYEALERYTQGNVFVAYNGFSNLIKSNNLNDCYYMMLAYQMADIGFFSLADEALSKVKNIDVWNPYITMIKKTCFPKYKHSESDEMFLAGAYSSIEYNNLTQESVKDILKREKLARRSDFANYLIANAAYSDKDYERALSAINKAISINSDNIYYQKYKVRILCELKQYKDAMKIVKNLQEKNIPLPESKIEIEKLANYVLANSEKKENIAKYHLALYFYLNNDYSRAIQTFTSIPKSKNPQISSVLGDIYFQTKDFAKATEYYEKAISINKHFSHAYNGLGNIAFLQKNYAVAKTNYEKAVKYDNKNLDSLVALSVIALKEDNQKLAKSYCDKAITVDSNNFKPYYVYAKLKSQKSLNYLTKASILNPFFANTWLDLADNALMNKNIDMAKNYIDSVNFLEENNYRYYYYKGVLAKIKNNEETANKNFVKASTLYSAKTGNQVDIPIANTKEF, encoded by the coding sequence GTGGGTGGTGCATTTGCTGACGAAGTTGTTCAAGAGGTTATGCAAAATCCATCGCAGGTTAGTGTGGGTGTTGAAACTAATACTTCTGAACAAGTAGAGCAAAAAGAAGCTGTTGTTGAGAAAAACGTAGAGGTCGCTCCTGTTAAAAATGCAGATTCAACAAATCTTTTCGATGGCAAGGTTAAACCCAAAAAAGGCTTATATACAGACACTATAAGCCAATATGATGCAACTATGAATGAGGCAAACTCGCAAGCTTTGCTTTTTGATAAAAACAATTCGTTTTCTTTAAGTAAAGATGCTAATAATGATGATAAAATTTTAATTTCTCAATTTTATGAAGCTCTGGAGCGTTATACTCAAGGCAATGTATTTGTTGCTTATAACGGATTTAGTAATCTGATTAAATCAAACAATTTGAATGATTGTTATTATATGATGCTGGCTTATCAAATGGCAGATATAGGATTTTTCAGCCTTGCTGATGAAGCTCTTTCAAAAGTAAAAAATATTGATGTCTGGAACCCTTACATAACAATGATTAAAAAAACTTGCTTCCCTAAGTATAAACACTCAGAAAGTGATGAAATGTTTCTTGCAGGGGCATACAGCTCGATTGAGTATAACAATTTAACTCAAGAATCAGTTAAAGATATTTTGAAACGAGAAAAATTAGCAAGACGTTCTGATTTTGCTAATTATCTGATTGCTAACGCTGCCTATTCTGATAAAGATTACGAAAGGGCTTTGAGTGCTATCAATAAAGCCATTTCTATAAATTCAGATAACATATATTATCAAAAATACAAAGTCAGAATATTGTGCGAGCTCAAACAATATAAAGATGCTATGAAGATAGTAAAAAATCTTCAAGAAAAAAATATCCCATTGCCCGAATCTAAAATAGAAATTGAAAAATTGGCAAATTATGTCCTTGCAAATTCTGAAAAAAAAGAAAATATAGCAAAATATCATCTGGCATTATATTTTTATTTGAACAATGACTATTCACGTGCTATTCAGACATTTACTTCAATACCAAAGTCTAAAAATCCGCAAATATCGTCTGTTCTCGGTGATATATATTTTCAGACAAAAGACTTTGCAAAAGCGACAGAATATTATGAAAAAGCTATTTCTATAAATAAGCATTTTTCCCATGCATACAATGGTTTGGGAAATATTGCATTTCTTCAAAAAAATTATGCAGTAGCAAAAACAAATTATGAAAAAGCAGTAAAATATGATAATAAAAACCTCGATTCTCTAGTCGCACTTTCGGTTATAGCTTTGAAAGAAGATAATCAAAAATTAGCTAAATCCTATTGCGACAAGGCTATTACTGTTGATTCAAATAATTTTAAACCATATTATGTCTACGCAAAGCTAAAATCTCAAAAAAGTTTAAATTATCTCACGAAAGCTTCAATATTAAATCCGTTTTTCGCAAATACTTGGCTCGATTTAGCTGACAATGCCCTAATGAACAAAAACATAGATATGGCAAAAAACTACATCGATTCGGTGAATTTTCTTGAAGAAAATAACTATAGGTATTATTATTACAAAGGAGTCTTAGCTAAAATTAAAAACAATGAGGAAACGGCAAATAAAAACTTTGTCAAAGCTTCAACCTTATATTCAGCCAAGACCGGTAATCAAGTAGATATTCCTATTGCAAATACCAAGGAGTTTTAA
- a CDS encoding GAF domain-containing protein, with the protein MLKNKSIEADKETLEKADSLLHKTFELFEKENFQEAFTSISQAHSLFLKIQSIGNVSICLSFIAMLKYFLEPQNYYKSLLILEDAKFLAQSSGFEPASGVNRFAFSQVTEKEGNYQEAILYLSRADKMLADYPYLQTRVYESLAFLNLKLKNFESTYSSLNKAFKMARVNNYFNCLERLSIIAGSLQEQNDEILNKAIETLEVEPEHSSQDPMVAMLKIARTISAEIDLDTLLTTIAEQTKLALNADRCTVFLIDKETCELWSRVALGMDRQEIRFPMDKGLAGHVAMTGETIHIKNAYTDARFNKDIDVQTGYTTKNILCMPIRNIKYEIIGVFQVLNKYNGDFTDHDEDLLLTIGSSAGIALENNILFNHQQQMLKEQKMLFNSFIDALSASIDARDKITSGHSSRVKMYSEIISRQMKLDESKIELISQAAVLHDIGKIGIKDSVLQKEGRLTEEEYKHIQSHVNITHDILSKMSVSKGFDEVVEVAASHHEKFDGTGYFRHLSGENIPLGGRILAVSDVFDAITSVRHYRDKMPIKNAINILVEGMNKHFDKHIVDAFLDISCDKIIDIFLTEYHGNLKHIDREVLHQYTMRDLYELLCSENQTDREKEFIALFESYYTNKSVIKK; encoded by the coding sequence TAGTCTATTTTTAAAAATTCAAAGTATCGGAAATGTTTCAATTTGTTTATCTTTTATTGCGATGTTGAAATATTTTTTGGAGCCTCAAAATTATTATAAAAGTTTGTTAATACTTGAAGATGCAAAATTTTTGGCACAAAGCTCAGGGTTTGAACCAGCCAGCGGTGTTAACCGTTTTGCTTTTTCTCAAGTTACTGAAAAAGAAGGCAATTATCAAGAAGCTATATTATATCTTTCTCGTGCAGATAAAATGCTTGCGGATTATCCTTATTTGCAAACAAGAGTTTATGAATCTTTGGCTTTTTTGAATTTGAAATTGAAAAATTTTGAGTCAACATATTCTTCATTAAACAAAGCTTTTAAAATGGCGAGAGTAAACAATTATTTCAACTGTTTAGAAAGATTAAGCATAATCGCAGGCAGTCTACAAGAGCAAAATGATGAAATCTTAAATAAAGCTATTGAAACCTTGGAAGTTGAGCCAGAACACAGCTCTCAAGACCCTATGGTTGCAATGCTCAAAATTGCAAGAACAATAAGTGCTGAAATAGATTTGGACACATTGCTTACCACTATTGCTGAACAAACAAAACTTGCCTTAAATGCAGACAGATGTACCGTATTTTTGATTGATAAAGAAACTTGCGAGTTATGGTCAAGAGTCGCTCTCGGAATGGATAGACAAGAAATTCGTTTCCCCATGGATAAAGGGCTCGCCGGACATGTCGCTATGACCGGTGAAACCATACATATAAAAAACGCCTATACAGATGCTCGTTTTAACAAGGATATTGATGTTCAAACAGGCTATACGACAAAAAATATTTTGTGTATGCCTATTAGGAATATCAAATATGAGATTATTGGTGTTTTTCAAGTTCTTAACAAATACAACGGTGATTTTACCGACCATGATGAGGATTTACTCCTTACAATAGGCTCAAGTGCCGGAATCGCTCTTGAAAACAATATTTTGTTTAACCACCAACAGCAAATGTTAAAAGAACAAAAAATGTTATTTAACAGCTTTATTGACGCTCTTTCAGCTTCTATTGATGCTCGGGACAAAATCACTTCAGGTCATTCAAGCAGAGTAAAAATGTATTCTGAAATTATATCTAGGCAAATGAAGCTCGATGAATCTAAAATTGAACTTATATCTCAAGCTGCTGTACTCCATGATATAGGCAAAATCGGCATTAAAGACTCTGTTCTGCAAAAAGAAGGACGATTAACAGAAGAAGAATACAAACATATTCAAAGCCACGTGAATATAACACATGATATTTTGAGCAAAATGAGCGTGTCTAAAGGTTTTGACGAAGTTGTTGAAGTTGCGGCTTCTCACCATGAAAAATTCGACGGTACAGGATATTTTAGGCATTTGTCCGGTGAAAATATACCTTTAGGCGGGAGAATATTGGCTGTATCTGATGTTTTTGATGCTATTACTTCTGTTCGTCACTATCGTGACAAAATGCCTATCAAAAATGCTATAAATATTCTTGTTGAAGGCATGAATAAACACTTCGACAAACACATAGTGGATGCTTTTTTGGATATTTCTTGTGATAAAATTATTGATATATTTTTAACAGAGTATCACGGAAATTTAAAGCATATAGACAGAGAGGTTCTTCACCAATATACAATGCGAGATTTGTATGAGCTATTGTGTAGCGAAAATCAAACCGATAGAGAAAAAGAATTTATAGCTTTATTTGAGTCATATTATACAAATAAATCTGTCATAAAGAAGTAG